In Malus sylvestris chromosome 16, drMalSylv7.2, whole genome shotgun sequence, the following are encoded in one genomic region:
- the LOC126607478 gene encoding uncharacterized protein LOC126607478 isoform X2: MWLGSPWTCRKKRRHYQSFSRNGVVVSVHDFVFVLAEEDKRLVAYLEDMYEDSRGNKMVVVRWFHKVDEVGIVLPHNFNDREIFFSLCLQDLSIECIDGLATVLSPQHFEKFKREATQTLLKPFVCQKQFENDDVQPFDITQVQGYWKQEILRYMHTLAPSKAHGSSQQPDEGLEAEENDGANGIRPKKRHHSSQNDDIRLEFRDWKEFPDAVRDNVENLSQHETDCRSKSKSFCLGRGGSSVLPHKEVNKNPQQHLVVGSQVEVLSQDSGIRGCWFKALIIKRYRDKVKVQYQDIQDAADAKKLEEWILASRLAASDQLGLRTFGRPIVRPSPPSTKCRVSWAVDVGTVVDVWWNDGWWEGIVVQKEPDDRLHVYFPGEKRVLIVGHGELRHSQEWLGIGWAQIKDRPELVSSISCDLETKQVVGKSSDCLPVQSAVCDSEPLKKEETGCNNSVPLAESDKDGKVKELGKVPDLLKDDLLAQLKWKSSRKRRRGNGSSVQKLHCIVSDGKNARRLVGSGACESFMISSSLKVDRENCKYLGDSLFSSSVAPPLTSLVM, encoded by the exons ATGTGGTTAGGCTCTCCTTGGACATGCAGGAAAAAACGAAGGCATTATCAATCATTTAGCCGGAATGGCGTTGTAGTTTCA GTTCAtgattttgtatttgttttagCAGAGGAAGATAAACGTCTTGTTGCATACTTAGAAGATATGTACGAGGATTCTAGGGGCAACAAGATGGTTGTGGTGCGGTGGTTTCACAAAGTTGATGAGGTTGGTATAGTTTTGCCTCACAATTTTAATGACAGGgagattttcttttctctttgtcTTCAAGATCTCAGTATTGAATGCATAGATGGATTGGCTACTGTACTCAGCCCCCAGCATTTTGAGAAATTCAAGAGAGAGGCAACACAAACTCTTTTGAAACCCTTCGTATGCCAGAAGCAATTTGAAAATGACGATGTCCAGCCCTTTGACATTACTCAAGTTCAAGGTTATTGGAAACAGGAGATACTTAGATACATGCACACACTTGCTCCTTCGAAGGCTCATGGAAGTTCTCAACAGCCAGATGAAGGGTTGGAAGCGGAAGAAAATGATGGTGCCAATGGTATCAGACCTAAAAAGaggcatcattcttcacaaaatGATGACATCCGCTTGGAATTCCGTGACTGGAAAGAGTTTCCGGATGCTGTACGTGATAATGTGGAGAATCTAAGTCAACATGAGACTGATTGCAGAAGTAAAAGCAAATCCTTCTGCCTTGGAAGAGGAGGTTCTTCTGTTTTACCTCATAAAGAGGTGAATAAAAACCCGCAACAGCATTTAGTAGTTGGTTCCCAGGTTGAAGTCCTCTCACAGGACAGTGGCATTAGAGGGTGTTGGTTCAAAGCTTTGATTATCAAAAGGTACAGAGATAAAGTGAAGGTGCAATATCAAGATATTCAGGATGCAGCTGATGCTAAAAAACTTGAG GAATGGATTTTGGCTTCTAGGCTTGCAGCTTCTGATCAATTGGGTCTTCGTACTTTTGGTAGGCCAATTGTTCGGCCATCTCCACCGTCTACCAAATGCAGAGTTTCATGGGCTGTTGATGTTGGGACTGTTGTGGATGTCTGGTGGAACGATGGATGGTGGGAAGGGATTGTAGTTCAGAAGGAACCTGATGACAGACTGCATGTGTATTTCCCAG GAGAAAAGCGGGTGTTGATTGTTGGTCATGGTGAATTAAGACATTCTCAAGAGTGGTTGGGAATAGGATGGGCTCAGATTAAGGACAGGCCAGAACTTGTGAGCTCAATATCATGTGATTTAGAAACAAAGCAAGTTGTCGGAAAGAGTTCAGATTGCTTGCCAGTGCAATCTGCAGTGTGTGACAGCGAACccttgaagaaagaagaaaccGGATGTAATAATTCTGTTCCGCTCGCTGAAAGTGATAAAGATGGAAAGGTTAAAGAACTGGGCAAGGTTCCAGATCTTTTGAAGGATGATCTACTTGCCCAGCTGAAGTGGAAGTCCTCGAGGAAGAGAAGACGTGGTAACGGCAGCTCTGTCCAGAAGCTCCACTGCATTGTTTCTGATGGCAAAAACGCCCGTCGCCTTGTGGGGTCCGGTGCTTGCGAAAGTTTTATGATTTCATCATCTCTGAAAGTAGACCGAGAGAACTGCAAATATTTAGGGGATTCACTTTTCAGTTCTTCTGTTGCGCCTCCGCTAACAAGTTTAGTGATGTAG